In Moorella sp. Hama-1, a single genomic region encodes these proteins:
- a CDS encoding IS1634 family transposase: MPVAIDNMRFFRAGPAALIARLCDVLKITEIIDAVVEWDPVQCHLSPGTRVKALIINLLVDREALYHVERFFENQDLEVLFGTEQQIRAEDFNDDALGRALDKLFASGQLKKLFSSIALTAAATHNVPIEGIHVDTTSISVQGAYEGEGDLDITFGFSKDHRPDLKQFLIGLTVNKDGLPILGQSLDGNTSDKSWYPQVIEELVQNFSPAKLKEIIFVADCALVTKDNLALLVQEEENKPALQFISLLPENFGLNKEIKAEAFHTGAWQEIGNLSQKEDAARYKSQSFVREIDGKDFRLIVVHSTTLDKRKEKSLLKKWAKQKETLAKAARELSRRPFACDADARKAIELFCQEYRHQPFIFKGTVTEEIESSYAKRGRPKKEEQPQNTVVYHAYIQVDEDPEAMAQEKDLASTFVLITNLMDTAAYPDGEVLKEYKEQNAVERQFRFLKQPVLLGPIFLKNKDRVEAMSFVFQLALLVAAYLEYRVRKNLEQQEAPLILPGKRKSTNPTARALLEMFDYLLVVKQGPDRALINYHGTEVIRALELAGFGKEIYLFPPSGGG, encoded by the coding sequence ATGCCCGTAGCCATCGATAATATGCGCTTCTTCCGGGCCGGTCCCGCAGCCCTGATCGCCAGGCTATGTGACGTCCTAAAGATAACAGAAATCATTGATGCCGTAGTCGAATGGGACCCGGTCCAGTGCCATCTTTCCCCGGGCACTCGGGTTAAGGCGCTGATCATTAATCTCCTAGTAGACCGGGAGGCCCTTTATCATGTCGAGCGCTTTTTTGAGAACCAGGACCTGGAGGTCTTGTTTGGAACTGAGCAACAGATCCGGGCTGAAGATTTTAACGACGACGCCTTGGGTCGGGCCCTGGATAAACTCTTCGCCAGCGGCCAGTTAAAGAAGTTGTTCTCCAGCATTGCCTTAACTGCCGCCGCAACTCACAACGTGCCTATCGAAGGCATCCACGTCGATACTACCTCCATTTCCGTGCAGGGAGCCTATGAGGGTGAAGGAGATTTAGATATCACCTTCGGTTTTAGCAAAGATCATCGCCCCGACCTCAAGCAGTTTCTCATCGGTTTAACCGTAAACAAGGACGGGTTACCCATTTTAGGTCAGAGCCTGGACGGCAATACGAGTGATAAGTCCTGGTATCCTCAGGTTATTGAGGAATTGGTGCAAAACTTCAGCCCGGCAAAGCTTAAAGAGATCATCTTTGTGGCGGACTGCGCCCTGGTAACCAAGGATAACCTGGCGCTGCTGGTCCAGGAGGAAGAAAACAAACCAGCCCTCCAATTCATCTCCCTGTTACCGGAGAACTTTGGCCTTAACAAGGAGATCAAAGCCGAGGCCTTTCACACCGGCGCCTGGCAGGAGATCGGGAATTTAAGCCAGAAGGAAGACGCCGCCAGGTATAAAAGCCAGAGCTTTGTCCGGGAAATAGACGGCAAGGACTTCCGGTTAATCGTAGTTCACTCCACGACCTTGGATAAACGCAAAGAGAAGAGCCTCTTAAAAAAGTGGGCCAAGCAAAAGGAAACTTTAGCAAAGGCCGCCCGGGAACTCTCCCGGCGTCCCTTCGCCTGTGATGCCGATGCCAGGAAAGCCATAGAGCTCTTCTGCCAGGAATACCGCCACCAACCTTTCATCTTCAAGGGTACAGTTACTGAAGAGATAGAGAGCAGCTATGCCAAACGGGGGCGGCCCAAGAAAGAAGAGCAGCCCCAGAACACAGTTGTTTACCATGCCTACATCCAGGTAGATGAAGATCCGGAAGCAATGGCCCAGGAGAAGGACCTGGCTTCCACCTTCGTCCTTATTACCAATCTCATGGATACCGCAGCCTACCCCGACGGGGAAGTGCTCAAGGAGTATAAGGAACAGAACGCTGTCGAGAGGCAGTTCCGTTTTCTTAAACAGCCGGTCCTCCTGGGGCCTATCTTTCTCAAAAACAAGGACCGGGTAGAAGCCATGTCCTTCGTCTTTCAGTTAGCCCTTCTGGTGGCAGCTTACCTGGAGTATCGGGTTAGAAAAAATCTGGAGCAACAAGAGGCTCCTTTAATCCTGCCGGGGAAGAGGAAAAGTACTAACCCTACGGCCCGGGCACTCCTGGAGATGTTTGATTATCTCCTGGTAGTTAAACAAGGTCCGGACAGGGCGTTAATCAATTACCACGGTACGGAGGTGATTAGAGCCCTTGAACTCGCGGGGTTCGGTAAGGAAATCTACCTTTTCCCACCTAGCGGTGGTGGGTAG
- a CDS encoding sigma-54-dependent transcriptional regulator, which yields MEKPTWVLLVEDEITFNRLLQQRLERHGFEVMAVATAEEALAALQKNDFDVAVFDQRLPGIDGLELLRRAKKMLPCLEVIMLTGYGSIENAIAAIKEGAYDYLTKPCQAAQLELALRQAAEKKRLATRAEGLSEALRRQTGAGVIIGQSPAMREVLALIAKVADSEAPVLVLGESGTGKELVARALHFNSSRRDQPFQALNSAAVPPQLVESELFGHTRGAFTGAVASKAGLVEVAAGGTLFLDEIADMDPAVQAKFLRFLETGEYHRVGDTRVHRVKVRVVAATNRHLAQEIPEGRFREDLYYRLNVITITLPPLRERREDIPLLARYFLQAKNNTRQEKKLSPAAMAALQEYDFPGNVRELANMIERGILLAPGSVIEPAHLFGPAAGHGTSSAPSLYEEVDLTLASLERQHISRVLSLTGGNKTRAARLLGIGLRTLYRKIEEYGL from the coding sequence ATGGAAAAACCGACCTGGGTACTCCTGGTTGAAGATGAGATAACCTTCAACCGGCTCCTGCAGCAGCGCCTGGAGCGCCACGGCTTTGAGGTTATGGCCGTGGCTACGGCCGAGGAAGCGCTGGCCGCGCTGCAGAAGAACGATTTCGACGTGGCCGTCTTTGACCAGCGCCTGCCAGGCATAGACGGCCTGGAGCTCCTGCGCCGGGCCAAAAAAATGTTGCCCTGCCTGGAGGTAATTATGTTAACCGGTTATGGCAGCATTGAGAACGCCATTGCCGCCATCAAGGAAGGAGCCTACGACTACCTGACCAAACCCTGCCAGGCCGCCCAGCTGGAATTAGCCCTGCGCCAGGCCGCCGAGAAAAAACGCCTGGCCACCAGGGCGGAAGGTTTATCCGAGGCCCTGCGGCGCCAGACCGGCGCCGGGGTCATTATTGGCCAGAGCCCGGCCATGCGGGAGGTTCTGGCCCTGATTGCCAAGGTAGCTGACAGCGAGGCACCTGTCCTCGTCCTGGGGGAGAGCGGCACCGGGAAAGAACTGGTAGCCCGGGCCCTGCACTTTAACAGCAGCCGCCGGGATCAACCCTTCCAGGCCCTTAACTCCGCCGCCGTACCGCCCCAGCTGGTGGAGAGCGAGCTTTTTGGCCACACCCGCGGCGCCTTTACCGGCGCTGTCGCCAGCAAAGCCGGCCTGGTGGAGGTGGCCGCCGGCGGCACCCTGTTCCTGGATGAGATAGCCGACATGGACCCGGCGGTCCAGGCCAAGTTCCTGCGCTTTTTAGAGACGGGCGAATACCACCGGGTAGGGGATACCCGGGTGCACCGGGTAAAGGTCCGGGTGGTGGCAGCCACCAATCGCCACCTGGCGCAGGAAATTCCGGAGGGCCGCTTTCGGGAGGACCTTTACTACCGCCTGAATGTCATCACCATCACCCTGCCGCCCCTGCGGGAAAGGCGTGAGGATATTCCCTTGCTGGCCCGTTACTTCTTGCAGGCGAAAAATAACACCCGGCAGGAAAAAAAGTTAAGCCCGGCAGCCATGGCCGCTCTCCAGGAGTACGACTTCCCCGGCAATGTCCGGGAACTGGCCAATATGATCGAGCGGGGCATCTTGCTGGCCCCGGGGAGCGTTATCGAACCGGCCCACCTCTTTGGCCCCGCCGCCGGTCATGGGACATCTAGCGCTCCCTCACTATACGAAGAAGTAGACCTGACCCTGGCCAGCCTGGAGCGCCAGCATATATCCAGGGTTTTGAGCCTGACCGGTGGCAATAAAACCCGGGCCGCCCGCCTGCTGGGTATTGGCTTGCGCACCCTGTACCGCAAAATAGAAGAGTATGGTTTATAG
- a CDS encoding sensor histidine kinase gives MKPLRPRWWRRIKFRLLCFGVLMSILPLALLGFYNLRIARQNLETSISYHHALGISQVADNLTSLLNELQHSLKVLAVTSGSGLAAMPARERAWLLDAARSKMPDVRELLVVDSAGHLLAQVSGREVLPPQQFQPDLYAAALHSLNQGQTYQGSVYFTPDKEPVFQLAVPLLPEPDGHPGGGLIALVSLRNIIDRLTAIPVGPGGYLFLVDGEGRLIGHEDYSQVLQGRDVRPSLAALAIPSAGGGLPSDNSPSPFSRLSLRANNNGLPAVSRYQSYTGQEVIGAAAPVGNTGWRVIIEQPVANAYAPFHTLIRNFTLGALAIILLVLAVSLAFGLRFSRKLEELEEGVHRVAAGELGYNLPGAGEDELGQVISAFNQLSQELQQKKGMEVAIRQADKMVTVGLLAAGVAHEINNPLATISLSTEDLLERLQEEDINLLKENGELSQYLKLIHEQAGRCAGITRRLLDFARQREYKEELYDLNQVIQDVLTLPAYKIRKEKINVETFLDPAIPSIYGDREGIMQVVFNLVCNALQALPRGGHLTVTSKLVDTTTLALTVQDDGTGIPPEALPHVFEPFFTTKPPGQGTGLGLSVCYGIVTAAGGQIDISSQPGQGTRVDIKLPLTQRIAIPLMSGEQV, from the coding sequence GTGAAGCCCTTACGGCCCCGTTGGTGGCGGCGGATCAAGTTTCGTCTCCTTTGCTTTGGGGTTTTAATGTCCATCCTCCCCCTGGCCCTGCTGGGGTTTTATAACCTGCGCATCGCCCGGCAGAACCTGGAGACCAGCATCAGCTATCACCACGCCCTGGGTATTTCCCAGGTAGCCGACAACCTGACCTCCCTTTTAAATGAACTCCAGCACTCCTTAAAGGTCCTGGCCGTTACCTCTGGTAGTGGCCTGGCCGCCATGCCCGCCAGGGAACGGGCCTGGTTGTTGGACGCCGCCAGGAGCAAGATGCCTGATGTCCGGGAACTCCTGGTCGTCGATAGCGCTGGCCACCTCCTGGCCCAGGTTTCCGGCCGCGAGGTCCTCCCACCCCAACAATTCCAACCGGATTTGTATGCTGCCGCCCTGCACAGCCTGAACCAGGGGCAGACCTATCAGGGGTCGGTATATTTTACCCCGGATAAAGAACCCGTTTTTCAACTGGCCGTTCCTTTACTACCCGAGCCCGATGGTCACCCGGGCGGGGGCCTTATCGCCCTGGTCAGCCTGCGTAATATCATCGACCGCCTGACGGCCATCCCGGTAGGGCCAGGGGGCTATCTCTTCCTGGTCGATGGAGAGGGGCGATTGATTGGCCATGAGGACTACAGCCAGGTATTGCAAGGTAGGGATGTCCGCCCCAGCCTGGCAGCCCTGGCCATACCATCAGCTGGTGGCGGCCTGCCATCTGACAATTCCCCCAGCCCCTTCTCTCGACTGTCATTACGGGCAAATAACAATGGCCTGCCCGCGGTCAGCCGCTACCAGTCCTATACAGGCCAGGAGGTCATCGGCGCCGCCGCCCCGGTGGGGAATACCGGCTGGAGGGTCATCATCGAACAGCCCGTAGCTAACGCCTATGCCCCCTTTCACACCCTGATACGCAACTTTACCCTGGGGGCCCTGGCGATTATTCTCCTGGTCCTGGCTGTCAGCCTGGCCTTCGGCCTGCGGTTCAGCCGTAAGCTGGAAGAGCTAGAAGAAGGCGTCCACCGGGTGGCCGCCGGGGAACTGGGTTACAACCTGCCCGGGGCCGGTGAGGACGAGTTGGGGCAGGTCATAAGCGCTTTTAACCAGCTCAGCCAGGAATTGCAGCAAAAGAAGGGGATGGAAGTGGCCATCCGCCAGGCGGATAAGATGGTGACCGTAGGCCTCCTGGCCGCAGGGGTAGCCCACGAGATCAACAATCCCCTGGCAACTATCTCCCTGTCCACTGAGGACCTTCTGGAACGGCTGCAGGAGGAGGATATCAACCTCCTCAAGGAAAACGGTGAACTAAGCCAGTATCTGAAACTCATTCACGAACAGGCCGGGCGCTGCGCCGGTATTACCCGCCGCTTGCTGGACTTCGCCCGCCAGCGGGAATATAAAGAGGAACTCTATGACCTTAACCAGGTGATCCAGGACGTTCTCACCCTGCCGGCTTATAAGATCCGCAAGGAGAAAATCAACGTAGAAACTTTTCTTGACCCGGCCATCCCATCGATATATGGTGATCGGGAAGGGATTATGCAGGTGGTCTTTAACCTGGTATGCAACGCTCTTCAGGCCCTCCCCCGGGGCGGCCACCTAACTGTCACCAGCAAACTGGTGGACACCACCACCCTGGCCCTTACGGTCCAGGACGACGGTACAGGCATTCCCCCCGAGGCCCTGCCCCATGTCTTTGAACCCTTCTTTACCACCAAGCCACCCGGTCAGGGCACCGGCCTGGGGCTGTCGGTCTGCTACGGCATCGTCACCGCCGCCGGGGGACAGATAGATATAAGCAGTCAACCGGGGCAGGGAACCAGGGTCGACATCAAGCTACCCCTAACTCAGCGGATAGCCATTCCGCTAATGTCCGGTGAACAGGTATAA
- a CDS encoding ABC transporter substrate-binding protein, with product MKARIILMAMIVGSLLATALFLLPGIAGSSRPQQVAVLMASDLKNDKVTGLKEGLARYNFAEGKNISFITRNAGGHSEDLPRLARDLVQQQPDVLVVTGEAEALAAREATREHPIPVVFVGVGCPVELGLIESHLASGNNFTGVDNYYVQLSGKRLEYFQRLLPGLHRVAVLYDPRVTPARPTVDYVQEVSRRLGLQVDFYPVRDKKEVVATLRSLTPDRTDGVMLLCSLLLESMTGAINPVAIERHLPVMGVSENQTLKGLLASYGMPYREQGHQASRLVAKVLRGQNPATIPVESPANVQFIVNQNTAARLGLELNPAGLACATRIIRTPGTGVGE from the coding sequence GTGAAAGCGCGGATTATCCTGATGGCCATGATCGTGGGGAGCCTGCTGGCAACAGCTTTATTCCTGCTACCGGGTATAGCTGGCTCCTCCCGGCCCCAGCAGGTAGCCGTCCTGATGGCCTCGGACCTGAAAAACGATAAAGTGACCGGCCTGAAGGAGGGCCTGGCCCGCTATAACTTTGCCGAGGGTAAAAATATTAGCTTTATCACCCGTAACGCCGGCGGCCATTCGGAGGATCTGCCCCGGCTGGCCCGGGATCTGGTCCAGCAGCAGCCTGATGTCCTGGTCGTTACTGGTGAGGCTGAGGCCCTGGCAGCCCGGGAGGCAACCAGGGAACACCCCATACCGGTAGTGTTCGTTGGTGTCGGTTGCCCGGTAGAACTGGGCCTGATTGAAAGCCATCTCGCCAGCGGCAATAACTTTACCGGTGTCGATAATTACTATGTCCAGCTCTCCGGCAAACGCCTGGAGTATTTCCAGCGCTTACTGCCCGGCCTGCACCGGGTGGCCGTCCTCTATGATCCCCGGGTGACCCCGGCCCGGCCCACAGTGGACTACGTGCAAGAGGTAAGCCGCCGTCTGGGCCTGCAGGTCGATTTTTACCCGGTCCGGGATAAAAAAGAAGTAGTCGCTACCCTACGTTCCCTGACACCGGACCGGACGGATGGTGTCATGCTCCTCTGCAGCCTGTTACTGGAATCCATGACCGGGGCCATTAATCCCGTCGCTATAGAGCGACATTTACCCGTCATGGGTGTCAGTGAGAACCAGACCCTGAAGGGATTGCTGGCTTCCTATGGCATGCCTTACCGGGAACAGGGCCACCAGGCCAGCCGCCTGGTGGCCAAGGTCCTGCGGGGCCAGAATCCGGCCACCATTCCGGTAGAGTCCCCGGCCAACGTGCAGTTTATTGTCAATCAGAATACGGCGGCCCGACTGGGGTTAGAGCTGAACCCCGCCGGTCTGGCCTGCGCTACGAGAATAATTAGAACCCCGGGAACAGGGGTGGGAGAGTGA
- a CDS encoding zinc-dependent alcohol dehydrogenase, with the protein MIRAVMVAPGAIELQEVPVRDPGPNEVLVKVKACGICTWEQRFYRGIEGSYPFLGGHEIAGEVVSVGGQVAEKLYPGQKVAVASLTRCGECYYCRRGLDHLCANAGEKSTPGEYWGPAGFAEYIIARGYEVYPLDDTVDPVHATFAEPLACVTKSINRGNLRFGDTAVILGAGVMGLLHLKLARLRGARVIISEPDAARREKALHLGAIAAIDPRQEDLPGRVKELTSGRGAEAVFFTAGGTPALAEGTKLLVKGGTLVVYGSIHPAVPLDLNPNDLHYDEYTLTGSIRHDKESFRQATALLSAGIVDVRDLISACFPFKEIDAAFKEAIRPETFRVVLTFTN; encoded by the coding sequence ATGATACGTGCAGTAATGGTTGCCCCCGGGGCCATTGAATTACAGGAAGTACCAGTCAGGGATCCCGGCCCCAACGAAGTCCTGGTCAAAGTTAAGGCCTGTGGTATCTGCACCTGGGAACAACGATTCTACCGGGGTATTGAAGGTAGTTATCCCTTCCTGGGAGGGCACGAAATCGCCGGCGAGGTAGTATCCGTGGGGGGGCAGGTGGCCGAAAAACTCTATCCCGGTCAAAAGGTCGCTGTAGCCAGCCTGACCCGTTGCGGTGAATGCTACTATTGCCGGCGGGGTTTAGATCACCTGTGTGCCAATGCCGGCGAAAAATCAACGCCGGGGGAGTACTGGGGTCCAGCCGGGTTCGCCGAGTATATTATAGCCAGGGGTTATGAGGTTTACCCTTTAGATGATACTGTGGATCCGGTTCATGCTACCTTCGCTGAACCCCTGGCTTGTGTAACTAAAAGCATCAACCGGGGTAACCTGCGTTTTGGGGATACGGCAGTCATCCTGGGAGCCGGCGTAATGGGGCTGTTGCATTTAAAATTGGCCCGGCTACGGGGGGCCCGGGTAATCATCAGCGAGCCTGATGCCGCCCGGAGGGAAAAGGCTTTACACCTCGGCGCTATAGCCGCCATTGACCCGCGCCAGGAGGATCTCCCCGGGCGGGTAAAAGAACTAACCTCCGGCCGGGGTGCGGAAGCAGTCTTCTTTACAGCCGGCGGGACCCCGGCCCTGGCCGAAGGTACAAAGCTCCTGGTTAAAGGCGGTACCCTGGTGGTCTACGGTTCTATCCATCCGGCGGTACCGCTGGATCTCAATCCCAATGATCTCCACTACGATGAATATACCCTGACTGGTTCTATCCGCCATGATAAAGAGAGCTTCCGCCAGGCGACGGCCCTTTTATCCGCCGGAATTGTTGACGTCAGGGATCTCATTAGTGCCTGTTTCCCTTTCAAAGAAATAGATGCCGCCTTTAAAGAAGCAATTCGCCCGGAAACCTTCCGGGTAGTCCTAACCTTTACCAATTAA
- a CDS encoding class I fructose-bisphosphate aldolase, with product MDKTRRLQHLFQPDGRVFIVAMDHGTNAGAPPGLENPGETIARIAAGGADAVIVNYGVARQFSRVLAGLGLILRLDLAPTILGQGHSSRLIYGVEEALRLDADAVIVNAGPGAGVEETTLPQLAAIARQADAWGLPLIGEISPGGFDSDPCIRTLANIQLGARIASELGVDIIKTIYQPGFQAVTETSFVPVVVLGGAKTSDERAFLTAIREALEAGAAGVAIGRNVWGHPRPEKMAAALAAMIHRNTSVEDALAIIYS from the coding sequence ATGGATAAAACACGTCGTTTGCAACACTTATTTCAACCCGATGGCCGGGTGTTTATCGTCGCCATGGATCACGGCACCAATGCCGGTGCCCCGCCAGGACTGGAGAACCCCGGGGAAACCATTGCCCGCATAGCTGCCGGCGGCGCCGACGCTGTTATCGTTAATTACGGTGTCGCCCGGCAATTCTCCCGGGTTCTGGCAGGATTGGGACTTATCCTCCGCCTGGATCTGGCGCCGACAATACTGGGCCAGGGTCACTCCAGTCGTTTGATTTACGGGGTAGAAGAGGCTCTCCGCCTGGATGCTGATGCTGTAATTGTCAATGCCGGTCCTGGTGCCGGCGTCGAGGAAACCACCCTCCCGCAACTGGCGGCTATTGCCCGCCAGGCTGATGCCTGGGGGTTACCCCTGATTGGGGAGATCTCCCCCGGGGGTTTTGATAGCGACCCGTGTATACGCACCCTGGCCAACATCCAGTTAGGGGCCCGGATTGCCAGCGAGCTGGGGGTTGATATCATCAAGACTATTTATCAGCCGGGTTTTCAGGCGGTGACGGAGACCAGCTTTGTACCGGTTGTCGTCCTGGGAGGAGCCAAAACCAGTGACGAACGGGCATTTCTGACCGCAATCAGGGAAGCCCTGGAGGCGGGTGCCGCCGGCGTAGCCATTGGCCGTAACGTTTGGGGCCATCCTCGCCCGGAAAAAATGGCCGCCGCCCTGGCAGCCATGATTCACAGGAACACCTCTGTTGAAGACGCTCTGGCTATTATCTACAGCTAA
- a CDS encoding ABC transporter permease, which translates to MAAILAAISTLDFLIASLRMTTPLLLAAIGDIYAERTGVLNIGLESMMLIGAFGSFILAYYSGNAYTGLLAAIILGLIMGLLHAFFTVTLRCDQVITAVGENILALGITSTLYRTIFGVVTKQPESPGLPQLSIPFLGKAPILGPLLFDHTLLTYIALLMVPITYVILYRTTWGLKIRAVGEHPRAADTVGINVYLIRYVCIVISGILASLGGASLTVGGLRYFLDNMTAGRGFIAFAAVIFGRYNPIGAFIATLLFGITDAFQLRMQAMGIPIPHHIFLMLPYVVTLAALIFLAGPSFVPRAQGIPYVRDER; encoded by the coding sequence ATGGCAGCCATCCTGGCCGCAATTAGCACCCTGGATTTTCTCATCGCCAGTCTGCGAATGACGACCCCTCTTTTGCTGGCCGCTATAGGCGATATCTATGCCGAACGCACCGGTGTTTTAAATATCGGCCTGGAGAGTATGATGCTTATCGGCGCCTTTGGCTCCTTTATCCTCGCTTATTACTCCGGCAATGCCTATACCGGGCTGCTGGCAGCCATTATCCTGGGCCTCATCATGGGGTTATTACACGCCTTTTTTACCGTTACCCTGCGTTGCGACCAGGTCATTACCGCCGTAGGCGAGAATATCCTGGCCCTGGGAATTACCAGCACCCTTTACCGGACGATTTTTGGCGTAGTTACCAAACAACCCGAATCCCCCGGTTTACCGCAATTGAGTATACCCTTTCTGGGTAAAGCCCCCATCCTTGGCCCTTTGCTTTTTGATCATACGCTCCTGACCTATATAGCCCTTCTGATGGTCCCTATCACTTATGTTATTTTATATCGCACCACCTGGGGCCTCAAAATCCGGGCTGTAGGCGAGCATCCCCGGGCCGCCGACACCGTGGGGATTAATGTCTACCTGATCCGTTATGTCTGTATTGTCATCAGTGGCATCCTGGCCTCCCTTGGCGGCGCCAGCCTGACGGTAGGTGGCCTGCGTTATTTCCTGGATAATATGACGGCCGGCCGCGGTTTTATCGCCTTTGCAGCAGTAATCTTCGGGCGCTACAACCCGATAGGGGCTTTTATCGCCACCCTGCTCTTTGGTATTACTGATGCCTTCCAATTACGCATGCAGGCCATGGGTATACCCATACCCCACCACATATTCCTGATGTTACCGTATGTTGTAACCCTGGCTGCCTTGATCTTCCTGGCAGGTCCTTCCTTCGTTCCCCGTGCCCAGGGTATTCCTTATGTGCGGGATGAACGTTAA
- a CDS encoding ABC transporter permease: protein MTTKSSTWLKALAREGSGAIITPVLGIIFGFAIAALFIWQQGKDPVQAYQELFLGAFGDLDSFTFTLLRFIPLAFTGLAVTLAYRGGVFNIGAEGQLYVAALASTWVGVSMPGLPAFIHLPLALLAGMAAGALFAFIPGYLKATRDFNEILITILMNYVGIYLVGLAVNNFLMEAGQTAPQSALVARSAWLPVIIPGTFLHAGLILVFIFALLIYYILWHTTWGYEIRSVGTNREAARYGGIKVNLVMILTMTASGALASFAGSSEILGVQHRLLENFLVGYGYDAIAVALLGGLHPFGTLLAALFFGALRNGANSMQISVGVPVSIVYIIQALAVMSIIGATAARKVYLQAWFKGVRANGSHPGRN, encoded by the coding sequence ATGACAACGAAATCCTCAACCTGGCTTAAAGCACTTGCGCGGGAGGGATCGGGAGCAATAATTACTCCTGTCCTGGGCATAATCTTTGGTTTTGCTATTGCAGCCCTTTTTATTTGGCAACAGGGGAAGGACCCGGTCCAGGCCTACCAGGAGTTATTCCTGGGCGCCTTCGGCGACCTCGATAGTTTCACCTTTACCCTCTTACGCTTTATTCCTTTAGCCTTTACTGGACTGGCAGTGACCCTGGCTTACCGCGGCGGTGTCTTTAATATTGGTGCTGAGGGACAACTTTATGTTGCTGCTCTGGCCTCTACCTGGGTGGGAGTAAGTATGCCGGGCCTACCGGCCTTTATTCACCTGCCCCTGGCCTTGCTGGCTGGCATGGCGGCCGGCGCCCTTTTCGCCTTTATTCCCGGGTATTTAAAGGCTACCCGTGATTTCAATGAAATCCTGATTACCATCCTGATGAATTACGTTGGTATTTACCTGGTAGGCCTGGCGGTAAATAATTTTCTTATGGAAGCAGGTCAAACCGCTCCCCAGAGCGCCCTGGTGGCGCGAAGCGCCTGGTTGCCGGTAATTATACCCGGGACTTTCCTGCACGCCGGTTTAATCCTGGTTTTTATCTTTGCTCTCCTGATTTATTACATCCTCTGGCACACCACCTGGGGTTATGAAATCAGAAGTGTAGGTACCAACCGGGAAGCTGCTCGCTACGGGGGCATAAAGGTCAATCTAGTAATGATCTTGACCATGACCGCCAGTGGTGCCCTGGCTTCCTTCGCCGGGAGCTCGGAAATTTTAGGTGTTCAGCACCGCTTGCTGGAAAACTTTCTGGTCGGCTATGGCTATGATGCCATTGCCGTAGCTCTTCTAGGCGGGTTGCATCCCTTCGGCACCCTTCTAGCAGCCCTCTTTTTCGGAGCCCTCCGTAATGGAGCTAACTCCATGCAGATCTCCGTTGGGGTCCCGGTGTCTATCGTATATATTATCCAGGCCCTGGCGGTCATGAGTATTATTGGTGCCACCGCCGCCCGTAAGGTCTATCTACAGGCCTGGTTTAAAGGAGTGAGAGCCAATGGCAGCCATCCTGGCCGCAATTAG